Part of the Paenibacillus guangzhouensis genome is shown below.
TCCGTCTTATACGCGAGGCAGCACGCGCTCTTCAGCTTAATCTTCTTCCCAGCTTCGTACGGACTGTCCATATAACGGAACTTCACTAGGAACGGATTCCTCACCCGTCCAAATACCGCAGGAGGCAGCTGATGGCGCAGCACGTCCATGTCCTCCGCGAGGTGAATGCGCTGCACTTCATCGATCGGATCTTCCAGCCATTGCTCGTAATAATATTCGAAATAGGTCGGAATGATCCCCCACAACGCCCCGACACTAATCCCTGCGGCAGAAGCCAGGGACTGCAAAATCGGACGAACTTGTTCGCTGTAAAAAGAAGTCATGAGCGACTTAACGAGCAGCGATCGATTCGCCAGCGGTACCGTCGTCCCCTGAATCGCCTTCAGGTCGAACTTGAGCGTAACATATCCGTCCGGATGGCGGGCAATGCGAACGCGCAAGATGTTCATCGACAGATCCAGATGGACTCCGCAGCGCCAAATCGCGTAATGAAATGCCGCGAACATACGGGCAAATTGTGCGGTGAAATAGGTCGCCGCCACATCCAGCGAGTGTGCCTTCAGCTCCGGCGCATAGGCGTTCAGAAAGGCGAGTGCGCCTTCCCGGTCCGCGAGGCGAGACAGCTCGAAGGTGGCAATGACGGGCGATTGATCCTGATGGGTAATCATATATTTATCTAAGATCTCAGTTGGAATAAGCAATGGAAGATCCTCCTTCAATGGATGAAGCACGTGCGATATGATTCGGGTCATTTCACAGTCTGATAATGATAATTAATATCAATACCAAAATGATAATCTTCCATCTTCACCCTGTCAATTCTAATACGTGCGCACGACAAATCGCCCATCTTCCATATGGAGGAGACGGGCGATCGATACATACGAATCTATAAACCAATAGTACGATATCGATTTAACGTGTATGTTGGACGGTCTTGCATTAAAGGACCTGCAGACAAACCGGCTTAACCACTTCAATACGGTCCACCGTTGCCTCAGGCATCCCTTCCGCATTCAACCGGATCACGATGATCGAATCCGAATTCTGATTCGCGGCTAGGATATATGGCGCATCTGGCACCAGCGTAAAGTGGCGCGGGAAATTCCCTTCTGTTGATACATGGCCTACGTATCGCAGCTCGTTCGGTTCTTGAACGTGGAACATCGCAAGACTATCTTCCCCACGGTTCGAACCGAATACGATCTTACCCGAACCGGAGACGGAAATCTCAGCGCAGTAGCTCTCCCCTTGGAAGTCTGGTGCCAGCGTCGACAGCTTCTGTACCGCCGCTAATCCACCAGTCGAACGATCGATTTCGAACACTTCTACTTCGGAAGTCAATTCATAGATTACATAGACATAAGGTGCTTCGGGATGGAAATCCAAGTGGCGCGGTCCAGAGCCTGGGGCCAGATGGGCAATCGAACGTTCAATCAATTTCCCCTCTGAGGTGAGTTCGTAGGTCACGACTTGATCCAGACCAAGATCAGCGACGAGGAAATACGGCGTTCCCGGAATCTGCTTAATGGAGTGCGGGTGAGGCGCTTCCTGACGGTCTGCACGAACACCGTGTCCCGTATGCTGCACTTGATCCGACATCGCACCAATCTCACCCTCTGAGGTGAGCGGATAGACACAAATGCTGCCTGAGGAATAGTTCACAAGCAACAGATAGTCGCCCGATGCATCTACCACGACGTAGCAAGGATCTGCACCTTGGGTAGATTGTCGGTTCACTTCCTCCAGCGTGCCCTTCTCAAGATCATAACGCAAGGACACAACGGCCCCTTCCCCCGTCTCACTCACAGCATATACGCGGCCGCGAGGAGCATCGACGGTCAGAAACGATGGATTCGCTACACCAGCTGCGCCGCCTACCCGCTTCAGACGTCCCTCAGCTTGATCGAATTGAAATAAATGAATGCCCTCTTCTTCCTTTGGTGCATAAGACCCAACAAAAACTGCTCTGTTCTGCATCATTTCGATATCCTCCTTCGTCACCTAACACGAATCAACGATTTATGTATTACACACGCGGATCACGATACTCCCATTTTACCTTCTTTTTCCGTTCGTTTCACCACTTGATTTCATCCCCACAAGTGGTGCTTTGGCTATGGTCTCGATACGATTCAGGTACTTTGCAGGAGCCCCGATAACGATTAAAAAACCCGACCTTGGACAGGTCGGGCTGTATTCGCAATACATGTGCTAAATTTTAAATTTCCCGACTTGCGATTGCAACTGCTCTGCCATTGTCGAGAGTGAGCCCGCCGATATACTGATTTCTTCCATTGAAGCGAGCTGTTCTTGTGTCGCAGCAGATACCGTCTGCGATTCTGCAACTGCCAATTCAGCCGCTTGTGAGATCGAATTGATCGAACCAACCACTTGCTCGGTGTTTACCGACATTTGCTGCACACTAGCAGAGACGTTCTGAATCTCATCAGACACCTGACTGATCGAATGATGAATATGCTCGAACGCTTCGCCTGCTTGGTTCACCGTGCGAATTCCTTCAGCGACTTCTTTGCGTCCAACCTCAACGGATTCCTGTGTCGTCTTCGACTCTTTCTGGATCACCGTGACCAGTTCCGTAATCTGCTGCGCCGATTGTGCGGATTGTTCTGCTAAATTACGCACTTCGTTCGCGACCACGGCAAACCCTTTGCCGTGCTCCCCCGCTCTTGCCGATTCGATTGCTGCATTCAACGCGAGCAGATTCGTCTGTCTTGCAATCTCCGTGATGATCTGTACGATCTCTCCGATATCCTTGGAACGATTCGCTAGACCTGCTATCACGTGAGATAAATCTTCCATTGTATGATTAATCGATTGCATCTGCTGTACCGCGGACTGAATCGCTTCGTTTCCTTCAACAGATTTCTCTGCGGTTGCAATAACGACCTGCGATACGCTCTGCGCATTCGCATTGATCTGCTTCACGCCTTCCGACATCTCATGGACGGCTTGGACGCACTCGGATACGCTCTGCACCTGATGTTCTGTCCCCTCTGCAACACGCTGGATCGATGCTGAGATTTGGACGGTCGCTTGACTCGTCTGCACGGAGCCCGCATTTAGTTCTTCGGAAGAAGCAGCGACATGTTCTGCCCCCGCATGGATTTCCTTAAGCAGCTGATGCAGATTGCTCTTCATTCGATTGAAAGAGATCGCGAGATCACCAATTTCGTCACGGTTCTTAATGGCCAATTCCGGCTCTGTCAAATCACCGTCTGCAATGAGGGAGGCCGATTGAGAGATACGACGAAGCGGTTTGCTAATCAGGACAGATACCGCATAACCAATAACCATTGCTAGGATCGAAGTAACCACAATCATAATCAGATTCATTAGCTTCAGGCCGTTAGACATCGCTTGATTTTCCTTGCTGCCCTCATCGAGCAGTTGCTGCTGCGCCTTCACCATTTTCTCTACTTCATATTCCATCTCACGGCCAA
Proteins encoded:
- a CDS encoding (2Fe-2S)-binding protein, producing MLIPTEILDKYMITHQDQSPVIATFELSRLADREGALAFLNAYAPELKAHSLDVAATYFTAQFARMFAAFHYAIWRCGVHLDLSMNILRVRIARHPDGYVTLKFDLKAIQGTTVPLANRSLLVKSLMTSFYSEQVRPILQSLASAAGISVGALWGIIPTYFEYYYEQWLEDPIDEVQRIHLAEDMDVLRHQLPPAVFGRVRNPFLVKFRYMDSPYEAGKKIKLKSACCLAYKTEESSYCLTCPRLSEAERSRRVAEYQARQS
- a CDS encoding lactonase family protein, whose protein sequence is MMQNRAVFVGSYAPKEEEGIHLFQFDQAEGRLKRVGGAAGVANPSFLTVDAPRGRVYAVSETGEGAVVSLRYDLEKGTLEEVNRQSTQGADPCYVVVDASGDYLLLVNYSSGSICVYPLTSEGEIGAMSDQVQHTGHGVRADRQEAPHPHSIKQIPGTPYFLVADLGLDQVVTYELTSEGKLIERSIAHLAPGSGPRHLDFHPEAPYVYVIYELTSEVEVFEIDRSTGGLAAVQKLSTLAPDFQGESYCAEISVSGSGKIVFGSNRGEDSLAMFHVQEPNELRYVGHVSTEGNFPRHFTLVPDAPYILAANQNSDSIIVIRLNAEGMPEATVDRIEVVKPVCLQVL
- a CDS encoding methyl-accepting chemotaxis protein, giving the protein MRFSIRKKLIGGFLAVVAILIISGIVLFNSLTKMDHSYQDLLERRVDILIGVSNISKSTVAQTSGLRDYLLSETEESLTRFKQINEQQLKQLESLGKMAEQDSDKKSIAKLVELSKSFVEKSDKVIALSKTDFDAAEKQAVNSIIPIGREMEYEVEKMVKAQQQLLDEGSKENQAMSNGLKLMNLIMIVVTSILAMVIGYAVSVLISKPLRRISQSASLIADGDLTEPELAIKNRDEIGDLAISFNRMKSNLHQLLKEIHAGAEHVAASSEELNAGSVQTSQATVQISASIQRVAEGTEHQVQSVSECVQAVHEMSEGVKQINANAQSVSQVVIATAEKSVEGNEAIQSAVQQMQSINHTMEDLSHVIAGLANRSKDIGEIVQIITEIARQTNLLALNAAIESARAGEHGKGFAVVANEVRNLAEQSAQSAQQITELVTVIQKESKTTQESVEVGRKEVAEGIRTVNQAGEAFEHIHHSISQVSDEIQNVSASVQQMSVNTEQVVGSINSISQAAELAVAESQTVSAATQEQLASMEEISISAGSLSTMAEQLQSQVGKFKI